The Micromonospora sp. NBC_00421 genome contains a region encoding:
- the carB gene encoding carbamoyl-phosphate synthase large subunit, with translation MPKRNDLKHILVIGSGPIVIGQACEFDYSGTQACRVLRSEGIRVSLVNSNPATIMTDPEFADATYVEPITPEFVELVIAKERPDALLPTLGGQTALNTAVALHAAGVLDKYGVELIGANIEAINRGEDRQLFKEIVAKAGVRLGLADPAGLVPRSRVCHSMDEVRATVAELGLPVVIRPSFTMGGLGSGMAHTDEDLTRIAGAGLAASPVHEVLIEESVLGWKEYELELMRDRHDNVVVVCSIENIDPMGVHTGDSVTVAPAMTLTDREYQDLRDLGIAVLREVGVDTGGCNIQFAVNPVDGRIVVIEMNPRVSRSSALASKATGFPIAKIAAKLAIGYTLDEIPNDITLKTPAAFEPTLDYVVVKIPRFAFEKFPGADPELTTTMKSVGEAMSLGRNFTEALNKAMRSMETKSVGFWTQPDPQDATRENTLAALRMPHDGRLYTVERALRLGASVAEVAEASGGIDPWFLDQIAGLVELRAEIVDAPVLDADLLRRAKRAGLSDRQLAALRPELAAEDGVRTLRHRLDVRPVYKTVDTCAAEFEATTPYHYSTYDEETEVAPSDRPKVLILGSGPNRIGQGIEFDYSCVHAVQALRSAPLDPAAGGDPAAGGDPAAGAVGYETVMINCNPETVSTDYDTADRLYFEPLTFEDVLEVWHSEDSSGRAAGGPGVVGVIVQLGGQTPLGLAQRLKDAGLPVVGTSPESIHLAEERGAFGAVLARADLRAPAHGMATSYDEAKAIADEIGYPVLVRPSYVLGGRGMEIVYDDDTLRGYIDRATEISPDHPVLVDRFLDDAIEIDVDALCDADGEVYLGGVMEHIEEAGIHSGDSSCALPPITLSGAHLAEVRRYTEAIARGVGVRGLLNVQYALKDDMLYVLEANPRASRTVPFVSKATAVPLAKAAARIALGATIAGLRAEGLLPATGDGGVMPPDAPIAVKEAVLPFKRFRTPAGKGVDSLLGPEMKSTGEVMGIDTSFGHAFAKSQSAAYGSLPTTGKIFVSVANRDKRGMIFPIKRLADLGFEIVATTGTAEVLRRHGIACEQIRKHYQAGEGADAVSMILAGDVALVVNTPQGSGASARSDGYEIRSAAVTADIPCITTVPGAAAAVMGIEARIRGDMRVRPLQELHAALRATQ, from the coding sequence ATGCCTAAGCGGAACGATCTCAAGCACATTCTGGTGATCGGCTCCGGGCCGATCGTGATCGGGCAGGCCTGCGAGTTCGACTACTCCGGCACCCAGGCCTGCCGGGTGCTGCGCAGTGAGGGGATCCGGGTCAGCCTGGTCAACTCCAACCCGGCGACCATCATGACCGACCCGGAGTTCGCCGACGCCACCTACGTCGAGCCGATCACCCCGGAGTTCGTCGAGCTGGTCATCGCCAAGGAGCGGCCCGACGCGCTGCTGCCCACCCTGGGCGGGCAGACCGCGTTGAACACCGCGGTCGCCCTGCACGCCGCGGGCGTCCTCGACAAGTACGGCGTCGAGCTGATCGGCGCGAACATCGAGGCGATCAACCGGGGCGAGGACCGCCAGCTGTTCAAGGAGATCGTCGCCAAGGCCGGCGTACGGCTGGGGCTGGCCGACCCGGCCGGCCTGGTGCCCCGGTCCCGGGTCTGCCACTCGATGGACGAGGTCCGGGCGACCGTCGCGGAGCTGGGTCTGCCGGTGGTGATCCGGCCGTCGTTCACCATGGGCGGCCTGGGCTCCGGCATGGCGCACACCGACGAGGACCTGACCCGGATCGCCGGGGCCGGTCTGGCCGCCAGCCCGGTGCACGAGGTGCTCATCGAGGAGAGCGTGCTCGGCTGGAAGGAGTACGAGCTGGAGCTGATGCGCGACCGGCACGACAACGTGGTGGTGGTCTGCTCGATCGAGAACATCGACCCGATGGGCGTGCACACCGGGGACAGCGTCACCGTCGCCCCGGCGATGACGCTCACCGACCGGGAGTACCAGGACCTGCGCGACCTGGGCATCGCGGTGCTGCGCGAGGTCGGGGTGGACACCGGCGGCTGCAACATCCAGTTCGCGGTCAACCCGGTCGACGGCCGGATCGTCGTGATCGAGATGAACCCCCGGGTGTCCCGTTCGTCGGCGCTGGCCTCGAAGGCCACCGGTTTCCCGATCGCCAAGATCGCCGCGAAGCTGGCCATCGGCTACACCCTGGACGAGATCCCCAACGACATCACGCTGAAGACTCCGGCGGCGTTCGAGCCGACCCTGGACTACGTGGTGGTGAAGATCCCCCGGTTCGCGTTCGAGAAGTTCCCCGGCGCCGACCCGGAGCTGACCACAACGATGAAGTCGGTCGGCGAGGCGATGAGTCTCGGGCGCAACTTCACCGAGGCGCTCAACAAGGCGATGCGCTCGATGGAGACGAAGTCGGTGGGTTTCTGGACCCAGCCGGATCCGCAGGACGCCACCAGGGAGAACACTCTCGCCGCGCTGCGGATGCCGCACGACGGCCGGCTCTACACCGTCGAGCGGGCGCTGCGGTTGGGTGCGTCGGTGGCCGAGGTCGCCGAGGCGTCCGGTGGGATCGACCCGTGGTTCCTGGACCAGATCGCCGGGCTGGTCGAGCTGCGGGCCGAGATCGTCGACGCCCCGGTGCTCGACGCCGACCTGTTGCGCCGGGCCAAGCGGGCCGGGCTGTCCGACCGGCAGCTCGCCGCGCTGCGCCCGGAGCTGGCCGCCGAGGACGGCGTGCGCACCCTGCGGCACCGGCTCGACGTCCGCCCGGTCTACAAGACGGTGGACACCTGCGCCGCCGAGTTCGAGGCCACCACCCCGTACCACTACTCGACGTACGACGAGGAGACCGAGGTCGCCCCGTCGGACCGGCCCAAGGTGCTCATCCTGGGTTCCGGACCGAATCGGATCGGCCAGGGCATCGAGTTCGACTACTCCTGCGTGCACGCCGTGCAGGCGCTGCGCAGTGCGCCCCTCGACCCGGCTGCCGGTGGCGACCCGGCTGCCGGTGGCGACCCGGCCGCCGGTGCCGTCGGTTACGAGACCGTCATGATCAACTGCAATCCGGAGACCGTCTCCACCGACTACGACACCGCCGACCGGCTCTACTTCGAGCCGCTGACGTTCGAGGACGTGCTGGAGGTCTGGCACTCCGAGGACTCCTCCGGGCGGGCAGCCGGTGGCCCCGGCGTGGTCGGGGTGATCGTGCAGCTCGGCGGGCAGACCCCGCTGGGGCTGGCGCAGCGGCTGAAGGACGCCGGACTGCCGGTGGTCGGCACCTCCCCGGAGTCGATCCACCTGGCCGAGGAGCGCGGCGCGTTCGGCGCGGTGCTGGCCCGGGCCGATCTGCGCGCCCCGGCACACGGCATGGCCACCTCGTACGACGAGGCGAAGGCGATCGCCGACGAGATCGGCTACCCGGTGCTGGTGCGCCCGTCGTACGTGCTCGGCGGGCGGGGCATGGAGATCGTGTACGACGACGACACGCTGCGCGGGTACATCGACCGGGCCACCGAGATCTCCCCGGACCACCCGGTGCTTGTCGACCGGTTCCTCGACGACGCCATCGAGATCGACGTGGACGCGCTCTGCGACGCCGACGGCGAGGTCTACCTGGGCGGCGTGATGGAGCACATCGAGGAGGCCGGCATCCACTCCGGCGACTCGTCGTGCGCGCTGCCGCCGATCACGCTGTCCGGCGCTCACCTGGCCGAGGTGCGTCGCTACACCGAGGCGATCGCCCGGGGGGTGGGGGTGCGCGGCCTGCTCAACGTCCAGTACGCCCTCAAGGACGACATGCTCTACGTGCTGGAGGCGAACCCGCGGGCGTCCCGGACGGTCCCGTTCGTCTCCAAGGCCACCGCCGTCCCGTTGGCGAAGGCGGCGGCCCGGATCGCCCTCGGCGCGACCATCGCCGGACTGCGCGCCGAGGGGCTGCTCCCGGCCACCGGCGACGGCGGGGTGATGCCGCCGGACGCCCCGATCGCGGTCAAGGAGGCGGTGCTGCCGTTCAAGCGGTTCCGCACCCCGGCCGGCAAGGGCGTCGACTCGCTGCTCGGCCCGGAGATGAAGTCCACAGGTGAGGTGATGGGCATCGACACCAGCTTCGGGCACGCCTTCGCGAAGAGCCAGTCCGCCGCGTACGGCTCGCTGCCGACCACCGGGAAGATCTTCGTCTCGGTGGCGAACCGCGACAAGCGCGGCATGATCTTCCCGATCAAGCGGCTGGCCGACCTGGGCTTCGAGATCGTCGCGACCACCGGCACCGCCGAGGTGCTGCGTCGGCACGGCATCGCCTGCGAGCAGATCCGCAAGCACTACCAGGCGGGCGAGGGAGCGGACGCGGTGTCGATGATCCTCGCCGGTGACGTGGCCCTGGTGGTGAACACCCCGCAGGGCTCGGGCGCGAGCGCCCGCTCGGACGGCTACGAGATCCGTAGCGCCGCCGTGACGGCCGACATCCCCTGCATCACCACCGTGCCCGGCGCGGCGGCGGCGGTCATGGGCATCGAGGCCCGGATCCGGGGCGACATGCGCGTCCGCCCCCTCCAGGAACTCCACGCCGCCCTCCGAGCCACCCAATGA
- the carA gene encoding glutamine-hydrolyzing carbamoyl-phosphate synthase small subunit: MTNKRRSAILVLEDGRTFHGESYGSVGETFGEAVFNTGMTGYQETLTDPSYHRQVVVQTAPHIGNTGVNSEDDESDRIWVAGYVVRDPARISSNWRSTGGLEDRLGVEGVVGIAGVDTRALTRHLRERGAMRVGISSVEDDPRALLERVRQSPQMVGADLSAEVSTAAPYVVEAEGTHRYTVAALDLGIKRNVPRRLAARGVTTHVLPAGSTIDDLLATGADAVFFSPGPGDPATADGPVALAREVLSRRIPLFGICFGSQILGRALGFGTYKLGYGHRGINQPVLDRATGKVEVTSHNHGFAVAWPGREPGAPAGAVVPDQVIETEFGGVQVSHVCLNDNVVEGLRAVDVPAFTVQYHPEAAAGPHDADYLFDRFAELIEGRGPDGQPGSGRTHSEGRTNA, translated from the coding sequence GTGACCAACAAACGTAGATCCGCGATCCTGGTGCTGGAGGACGGGCGCACCTTCCACGGCGAGTCGTACGGCAGTGTCGGGGAGACCTTCGGTGAGGCGGTCTTCAACACCGGAATGACCGGCTACCAGGAGACCCTGACCGACCCGTCCTACCACCGGCAGGTGGTGGTGCAGACCGCCCCGCACATCGGCAACACCGGGGTGAACTCCGAGGACGACGAGTCCGACCGGATCTGGGTCGCCGGGTACGTGGTCCGCGACCCGGCCCGGATCAGCTCCAACTGGCGTTCCACAGGTGGTCTGGAGGACCGGCTCGGCGTCGAGGGGGTGGTCGGCATCGCCGGGGTGGACACCCGGGCGCTCACCCGGCACCTGCGCGAACGCGGCGCCATGCGGGTCGGCATCTCCAGCGTCGAGGACGACCCCCGCGCCCTGCTGGAGCGGGTCCGGCAGTCCCCGCAGATGGTCGGCGCGGACCTCTCCGCCGAGGTGAGCACCGCCGCGCCGTACGTGGTCGAGGCGGAGGGCACCCACCGCTACACAGTCGCCGCGCTGGACCTGGGCATCAAGCGCAACGTGCCGCGCCGGCTGGCCGCCCGGGGGGTCACCACCCACGTGCTGCCCGCCGGCTCCACCATCGACGACCTGCTGGCCACCGGCGCGGACGCGGTCTTCTTCTCGCCCGGCCCGGGTGACCCGGCCACCGCCGACGGGCCGGTGGCGCTGGCCCGGGAGGTGCTCAGCCGGCGGATCCCGCTGTTCGGCATCTGTTTCGGCAGCCAGATCCTCGGCCGGGCGCTCGGCTTCGGCACCTACAAGCTGGGCTACGGCCACCGGGGCATCAACCAGCCGGTGCTCGACCGGGCCACCGGCAAGGTCGAGGTGACCAGCCACAACCATGGCTTCGCGGTCGCCTGGCCGGGCCGTGAGCCGGGCGCGCCGGCCGGCGCGGTCGTCCCCGACCAGGTCATCGAGACCGAGTTCGGTGGCGTGCAGGTGTCGCACGTCTGCCTCAACGACAACGTGGTCGAGGGGCTGCGGGCCGTGGACGTGCCCGCCTTCACCGTCCAGTACCACCCGGAGGCGGCAGCCGGCCCGCACGACGCCGACTACCTCTTCGACCGTTTCGCCGAGCTGATCGAGGGCCGTGGCCCCGACGGACAGCCCGGCTCGGGCCGGACCCACAGCGAGGGGCGCACGAATGCCTAA
- a CDS encoding dihydroorotase: MTAYLIKNVSVVGGAPTDLLIRDGVVAAAGTGLTAPDAAVVDGTGLVALPGLVDLHTHLREPGREDTETVESGSRAAALGGYTAVCAMANTSPVADTAGVVEQVWRLGRQAGLVDVQPIGAVTVGLAGERLAELGAMADSAARVRIFSDDGHCVADPKLMRRALEYVKAFDGIIAQHAEEPRLTEGAQMHEGEVSTRLGLTGWPAVAEEAIIARDVLLAEHVGSRLHVCHVSTAGSVEVLRQAKARGVRVTAEVTPHHLLLTDEVVAGRGELASPALADGWSPTASYDPVFKVNPPLRTGVDVAALRAALAEGVIDVVATDHAPHAVEDKECEWAYARPGMLGLETALSIALDVLGPQWDLIADRMSRTPARIAGLDGHGLDPAPGVPANLTLVDPAARRVIEPAELASRSRNTPYARMTLPGRIVATFLRGEPTVLDGKAVK, translated from the coding sequence GTGACCGCGTACCTGATCAAGAACGTGAGCGTCGTGGGCGGCGCGCCGACCGACCTGCTGATCCGCGACGGCGTCGTGGCCGCTGCCGGGACCGGGCTGACCGCACCGGACGCCGCCGTCGTCGACGGCACCGGACTTGTCGCCCTGCCCGGCCTGGTCGACCTGCACACCCACCTGCGCGAGCCCGGCCGGGAGGACACCGAGACCGTGGAGTCCGGCTCCCGGGCGGCGGCGCTCGGCGGCTACACCGCGGTCTGCGCGATGGCGAACACCTCGCCGGTCGCCGACACCGCCGGCGTGGTCGAGCAGGTCTGGCGGCTCGGCCGGCAGGCCGGGCTGGTCGACGTGCAGCCGATCGGCGCGGTCACCGTCGGCCTGGCCGGCGAGCGGCTCGCCGAACTGGGCGCGATGGCCGACTCGGCGGCCCGGGTGCGGATCTTCTCCGACGACGGGCACTGTGTGGCCGACCCGAAGCTGATGCGCCGGGCGCTGGAGTACGTCAAGGCGTTCGACGGGATCATCGCCCAGCACGCCGAGGAGCCCCGGCTCACCGAGGGCGCGCAGATGCACGAGGGCGAGGTCTCCACCCGGCTCGGGCTGACCGGCTGGCCGGCGGTCGCCGAGGAGGCGATCATCGCCCGGGACGTGCTGCTCGCCGAGCACGTCGGCAGCCGGCTGCACGTCTGCCACGTCTCCACCGCCGGCAGCGTCGAGGTGCTGCGTCAGGCCAAGGCCCGTGGGGTACGGGTCACCGCCGAGGTCACCCCGCACCACCTGCTGCTGACCGACGAGGTGGTGGCCGGGCGGGGCGAGTTGGCCAGCCCCGCGCTCGCCGACGGCTGGAGCCCGACGGCCAGCTACGACCCGGTCTTCAAGGTCAACCCGCCGCTGCGTACCGGCGTCGACGTGGCCGCGTTGCGCGCCGCGCTCGCCGAGGGGGTCATCGACGTCGTCGCCACCGACCACGCCCCGCACGCGGTGGAGGACAAGGAGTGCGAGTGGGCGTACGCCCGGCCGGGCATGCTCGGCCTGGAGACGGCGCTGTCCATCGCGCTCGACGTGCTCGGCCCGCAGTGGGACCTGATCGCCGACCGGATGTCGCGCACCCCGGCCCGGATCGCCGGCCTCGACGGCCACGGCCTCGACCCGGCACCCGGGGTGCCGGCCAACCTGACCCTGGTCGACCCGGCCGCCCGCCGGGTGATCGAGCCCGCGGAGCTGGCCAGCCGCAGTCGCAACACCCCGTACGCCCGCATGACGCTGCCGGGTCGCATCGTGGCGACCTTCCTGCGCGGCGAGCCGACGGTCCTGGACGGAAAGGCTGTCAAGTGA
- a CDS encoding aspartate carbamoyltransferase catalytic subunit produces the protein MIRHLLSGADLDAGTATQILDTAAEMATVAGREVKKLPALRGRTVVNLFYEDSTRTRISFEAAAKRLSADVINFSAKGSSVTKGESLKDTALTLQAMGADAVVVRHPASGAPHRLANWVDGSVVNAGDGTHEHPTQALLDAYTMRARLGRLAGLHVAIVGDVLHSRVARSNVLLLSTLGAKVTLVGPPTLIPVDWAARAGGAPPVTAPAEVDAGPAAVSRPDTDVCYDLDAVLPGVDVVMMLRVQRERMNDSYFPSAREYARRYGLDGPRMRRLPEHAIVMHPGPMNRGMEITPEVADSPRSTIVEQVANGVSVRMAVLYLLLGGNNR, from the coding sequence ATGATCAGGCATCTGCTCTCCGGTGCCGACCTGGACGCCGGCACCGCCACCCAGATCCTCGACACCGCCGCCGAGATGGCCACCGTCGCCGGCCGGGAGGTCAAGAAGCTCCCGGCACTGCGTGGCCGGACAGTGGTCAACCTCTTCTACGAGGACTCCACCCGGACCCGGATCTCGTTCGAGGCCGCCGCCAAGCGGCTCAGCGCCGACGTGATCAACTTTTCCGCCAAGGGCTCCAGCGTCACCAAGGGCGAGAGCCTGAAGGACACCGCGCTGACCCTCCAGGCGATGGGGGCCGACGCGGTGGTCGTCCGGCACCCCGCCTCCGGGGCCCCGCACCGGTTGGCGAACTGGGTGGACGGGTCGGTTGTCAACGCCGGCGACGGCACCCACGAGCACCCCACCCAGGCGCTGCTCGACGCGTACACCATGCGGGCCCGGCTGGGTCGGCTCGCCGGCCTGCACGTGGCGATCGTCGGCGACGTGCTGCACTCCCGGGTGGCCCGCTCCAACGTCCTGTTGCTGAGCACCCTCGGCGCCAAGGTCACCCTGGTCGGCCCGCCGACGCTGATCCCTGTCGACTGGGCCGCCCGCGCCGGCGGCGCGCCGCCGGTGACCGCGCCCGCGGAGGTCGACGCCGGCCCGGCCGCGGTGTCCCGTCCGGACACCGACGTCTGTTACGACCTCGACGCCGTGCTGCCCGGGGTGGACGTGGTGATGATGCTGCGGGTGCAGCGGGAGCGGATGAACGACTCCTACTTCCCGTCGGCCCGCGAGTACGCCAGGCGCTACGGGCTGGACGGCCCGCGCATGCGCCGGCTGCCCGAGCACGCGATCGTCATGCACCCCGGCCCGATGAACCGGGGGATGGAGATCACCCCCGAGGTCGCCGACTCACCCCGCTCCACCATCGTCGAACAGGTCGCCAACGGGGTCTCCGTGCGGATGGCCGTGCTCTACCTGCTGCTCGGAGGGAACAACCGGTGA
- the pyrR gene encoding bifunctional pyr operon transcriptional regulator/uracil phosphoribosyltransferase PyrR has product MACPPAAHPSPERQPSVKVILASADVQRVVDRIAHQILEKTQGAAETVLLGIPTRGAPLARRLAARISTFEDVDVPVGVLDITLYRDDLRRHATRAVGPTQLPPGGIDGKRVVLVDDVLFSGRTVRAALDALNDVGRPASVQLAVLVDRGHRELPIRADYVGKNIPTALAESVRVTLAEVDGADEVKLYGSTR; this is encoded by the coding sequence GTGGCCTGCCCACCGGCTGCCCATCCGTCGCCCGAGCGACAACCCTCGGTGAAGGTGATCCTCGCCAGCGCCGACGTCCAGCGCGTCGTCGACCGGATCGCCCACCAGATCCTGGAGAAGACCCAGGGCGCCGCCGAGACCGTCCTGCTCGGCATTCCCACCCGTGGTGCCCCGCTGGCCCGACGGCTCGCCGCCCGGATCAGCACCTTCGAGGACGTCGACGTCCCGGTCGGGGTGCTCGACATCACCCTCTACCGCGACGACCTGCGCCGGCACGCCACCCGCGCGGTCGGCCCCACCCAGTTGCCGCCGGGCGGCATCGACGGCAAGCGGGTCGTCCTCGTCGACGACGTGCTCTTCTCCGGCCGTACCGTCCGGGCCGCCCTCGACGCCCTCAACGACGTCGGCCGGCCCGCCTCGGTGCAGCTCGCCGTGCTGGTCGACCGGGGCCACCGGGAGCTGCCGATCCGCGCCGACTACGTCGGCAAGAACATCCCGACCGCGCTCGCCGAGAGCGTCCGGGTCACCCTCGCCGAGGTCGACGGCGCCGACGAGGTCAAGCTCTACGGGAGTACGCGATGA
- the bldD gene encoding transcriptional regulator BldD, translated as MPSEYAKSLGARLRSIRQQQGLSLQGVEEKSNGRWKAVVVGSYERGDRAVTVSRLAELADFYRVPVSELLPDGSGVRHEPTSKIVLDLERLYDEASEDLAYVARYARAIQQQRGDYNGRVLSIRADDLRALAIVYDASPSGLIERLTEHGVLVADPRAFFAS; from the coding sequence ATGCCCTCTGAATACGCCAAGTCGCTGGGTGCCCGCCTGCGCTCCATCCGCCAGCAGCAGGGTCTGTCCCTGCAGGGGGTGGAGGAGAAGTCGAACGGACGCTGGAAGGCCGTGGTGGTCGGCTCATACGAGCGCGGCGACCGGGCCGTCACCGTGTCCCGCCTGGCGGAGCTGGCCGACTTCTACCGCGTTCCCGTCTCGGAGCTGCTGCCCGACGGCAGCGGTGTGCGGCACGAGCCCACCAGCAAGATCGTCCTGGACCTGGAGCGACTCTACGACGAGGCCTCCGAGGACCTCGCCTACGTCGCCCGGTACGCCCGGGCGATCCAGCAACAGCGCGGCGACTACAACGGTCGGGTGCTCTCCATCCGCGCCGACGACCTGCGCGCCCTGGCGATCGTCTACGACGCCTCGCCGTCCGGGCTGATCGAGCGGCTCACCGAGCACG